In Dioscorea cayenensis subsp. rotundata cultivar TDr96_F1 chromosome 9, TDr96_F1_v2_PseudoChromosome.rev07_lg8_w22 25.fasta, whole genome shotgun sequence, a genomic segment contains:
- the LOC120269081 gene encoding uncharacterized mitochondrial protein AtMg00810-like has product MELPYPDPTRYRHLVGSLVYLRHSRPDISHAVHILGRFVAAPTYIHYGHLLRVLRYLRGTVSRGLFYSHQSTLDSRGLFDATWASSHDDRVSHQQLCIFLGSSLVVWKTKQCRLVAKSI; this is encoded by the coding sequence ATGGAACTCCCTTACCCGGATCCTACTCGCTATCGGCATCTTGTTGGTAGCTTGGTATATCTTCGTCATTCGCGTCCCGACATCTCTCATGCTGTGCACATTCTCGGTCGGTTTGTTGCGGCTCCCACCTACATTCATTATGGACATCTTCTTCGCGTACTgcgatatcttcgtggcactgtCTCGCGTGGTTTGTTCTACTCACACCAGTCCACTCTTGACTCACGAGGCCTAttcgatgctacttgggccagCTCCCACGATGATAGAGTCTCACATCAGCAGCtctgtatctttcttgggtcttcccttgttgtttggaagactaagCAATGCAGACTCGTTGCCAAGTCGATCTAG
- the LOC120268880 gene encoding protein LURP-one-related 15-like: MDSEQHSRPIVAPQYCLARPTDLAFARKVDGVKHGKLSITDVNGNILFWFDASAWRSKRKLVDAATGIPILSITQKFWSAHDRWNVFMGDSTNEKDLLFTVKRSSVFQLRTDLEVFLATNTNKNECDFKVKGEFHKRSSVIYKGNTSVVVAQMNKEHKVVKVPLGKHAFGVSIVENMDIAFIAGLVVVLNEFYEYEMAAVAGGASGAGTSAALAASC; this comes from the exons ATGGATTCCGAGCAACATTCCCGCCCCATTGTTGCACCGCAATACTGTCTTGCACGCCCTACAGACCTTGCTTTCGCCAGAAAGGTCGACGGTGTGAAGCACGGTAAGCTCTCCATCACTGACGTCAATGGCAACATCCTATTCTGGTTCGATGCGTCTGCTTGGAGGAGCAAGAGGAAGTTAGTTGATGCAGCCACTGGTATTCCAATCCTTTCCATCACTCAAAAG TTTTGGAGTGCTCATGATAGGTGGAATGTATTCATGGGTGATAGCACAAATGAGAAGGATTTGTTGTTTACTGTGAAGAGGAGTTCAGTGTTTCAATTGCGGACTGATTTGGAGGTGTTTCTTGCAactaatacaaataaaaatgagtGTGATTTCAAAGTCAAAGGGGAGTTCCACAAGAGATCTAGCGTAATATACAAGGGGAATACATCAGTGGTTGTAGCTCAG ATGAACAAGGAGCACAAGGTTGTGAAAGTTCCTCTGGGGAAACATGCATTCGGAGTGAGCATTGTTGAGAACATGGACATCGCCTTCATAGCCGGACTTGTTGTCGTTCTTAATGAGTTCTATGAGTATGAGATGGCGGCTGTTGCAGGTGGAGCATCAGGAGCTGGAACATCAGCAGCGCTAGCAGCTTCATGCTGA